Proteins from a single region of Bradyrhizobium diazoefficiens:
- a CDS encoding alanine racemase — translation MQNGETATTVGALATPALLLDRDRLDRNLARLSSRRAPGGVVLRPHMKTAKSIDVARRAYPSEPGPITVSTLEEAEYFAHHGFKDMTYAVGLALHTAERAMRLRKAGIDLKVLLDSPEQATMLGAAGRAVGVTPSAFIEIDCDGHRGGLSPTDPKLIGVAAAMAEAGVKLAGILTHAGESYSLRTPEALVAAAENERAVAVAAAETLRAAGHECPVVSVGSTPTAHFAEDLTGVTEMRAGVYMFFDLVMHGAGVCTTDDIAISVLATVIGTKPEKGWILVDAGWMALSRDRGTAAQRVDQGYGLVCDLSGKIYPDLIVAQASQEHGILAVRSGSAHALPDISIGAKVRILPNHACATASQHELYNVVSAGSDAIEAQWPRMRGW, via the coding sequence ATCCAGAACGGCGAGACGGCCACGACAGTCGGCGCGTTGGCAACACCGGCGCTCCTGCTGGACAGGGATCGGCTGGATCGCAATCTCGCCCGTTTGTCCTCTCGCAGGGCCCCGGGAGGTGTCGTGCTGCGTCCCCATATGAAAACCGCGAAATCCATTGATGTCGCCCGACGTGCCTATCCGTCCGAGCCGGGGCCGATCACCGTCTCCACCTTGGAGGAGGCGGAGTACTTTGCGCACCACGGTTTCAAGGACATGACTTATGCCGTGGGTCTGGCACTGCACACCGCCGAGAGAGCAATGCGTCTGCGGAAAGCAGGCATCGATCTCAAGGTGCTGCTCGATTCGCCTGAACAGGCGACGATGCTCGGCGCGGCCGGCCGCGCCGTCGGTGTGACGCCGTCCGCCTTCATCGAGATCGACTGCGACGGTCACCGTGGCGGGCTGAGCCCGACCGATCCCAAGCTCATCGGCGTCGCGGCCGCCATGGCCGAGGCCGGCGTCAAGCTCGCCGGCATTCTCACCCATGCCGGCGAATCCTATAGCCTCCGCACGCCCGAGGCGCTTGTCGCAGCTGCGGAGAACGAGCGTGCCGTGGCTGTCGCCGCCGCAGAGACGTTGCGGGCGGCGGGGCATGAATGCCCCGTCGTGAGTGTCGGTTCGACGCCGACCGCGCATTTCGCCGAAGACCTGACCGGCGTTACGGAGATGCGGGCCGGCGTCTACATGTTTTTCGATCTGGTGATGCACGGCGCCGGTGTCTGCACGACTGATGACATCGCGATCTCGGTGCTCGCTACCGTGATCGGCACGAAGCCGGAGAAGGGCTGGATTTTGGTCGATGCGGGCTGGATGGCCCTGTCGCGAGATCGCGGCACTGCGGCGCAGCGGGTCGACCAGGGCTACGGCCTCGTCTGCGATCTCTCCGGCAAGATCTATCCCGACCTGATCGTCGCGCAGGCGAGCCAGGAGCACGGCATCCTCGCTGTCAGATCCGGATCGGCGCACGCTTTGCCGGATATTTCGATCGGCGCGAAGGTCAGGATCCTGCCCAATCACGCCTGCGCAACGGCCTCGCAACACGAGCTGTACAATGTCGTCTCCGCCGGGAGCGACGCTATCGAGGCGCAATGGCCGCGGATGCGCGGCTGGTAG